TTGTACTCAGGAGTCTGCAAGTTGTCTCAAGAAATTACATAGGGACATTACGAATTGTATTTCGGTTCTAAGGCTATACAAAATTGATGTCGGATCATGGGATCCAATATTTGTTTTCCAATGCTCAACAAAGCTTCCGAAACTAACACTGTCTCTATGGGAGCAGTCGGTTGAAGAAAAAACCGAACTTCCGAAATGGGAggatttatgtaaatttttgacTGAAAGGTTTCATACTTTGGAAAGTGTCTCAGATATGATGGGTTCACAGGATTTTGCCTCGAGACAAAAAAGAAATACGAATGACAGCACTAGACAGTTCAAAGTACATCATACTACGGTAAACAAACAAAGATGTACATTATGTAAAGAGAGTCATGTATTGAAATCTTGCccaaaatttatgaatatgAGTCCGAAACAAAGAATATCGGCAGCCAGCCGGGACAAAAGTTGTCTTAATTGTTTGGCTCAGGGTCATACAGCTTCGAAGTGTTTCAGTAAAGGTGTGTGTGTCAATTGTGGTGCAAAGCATCATACTCTTTTACACATCAGTAAGGAACCACCACAGAACCACGCGGGTGTAGCAAATGGCTCAAACGTGACACAGGGTCAATCGAAACAGTCTACAGAAGCGCCTTCTACGTCGCAGGATGTAAGGGCGTACCATACATCCGTGTCTAACAGAACAATGTTGGCTACAGCGTGGATCTATGTTATGAAAGACGGGTTGTCTTATAAAGTAAGGGCATTAATTGACCCGTGTTCGGACGATACGTTCATATCgaataaaattcagaaattaTTGAATTTGCCTACGAAATCTGTCTCAGCTGAAATTTCAGGGTTAGGAGGTGAATATCTGGCCAAGTGTtccaaaattgcatatttttcaATTGCCTCTATCGTAAAACCGGCATTTTCTGTAGATATTGATGCACTTGTTGTGCAGGATGTTACGGGCAATGTTCCTACTCATTCCTTTGGGAATATGACTCCTGGTCAACTTCCAAATTTGGAATATGCAGATCCTCATTTTTACCAAACTGGTCCAGTCGATCTTTTGATCGGGGGAAATTTGTATCCGTTGATTTTGCTTGAGGAAGTAAAGCTCGGGATTCTTGGGTCTCTCGTGGCCCAACACACGGTATTTGGCTGGATTGTTACTGGGCCAACGAATGGAGCCAAATCAAGGCGTTTGGTTCGTTTTTCGCATTGTACTCGGGTGTCAATTGATGAGCAGTTGACAAGGTTTTGGGAAATAGAGGAGGTTGCAAAGAAGACCACATACTCCGTAGATGACCTTGCATGTGAGGAGATAtacaaaaaatccacaattaggACTGCGAATGGCCGATACAGGGTGGATTTGCCATTCCGACCCGAGAACCTGTTGGGTTCGTCGACTACTACCAATAGGTATGTTGCTCTTTATCAGTTTCTTCGAAACGAAAGATCTTTGGCCCGCAAGCCCGAGTTAAAGAGTATGTATGATGAAGTCATCAATGAATATTTGTCCCTAGGACATATGGAGAAGGTCGATTCACCTAGAAACAATTAAGGAAAAGGTTTTTACCTGCCTCATCATG
The Stomoxys calcitrans chromosome 3, idStoCalc2.1, whole genome shotgun sequence genome window above contains:
- the LOC131996108 gene encoding uncharacterized protein LOC131996108 — its product is MSSSISVPPCGTEVFHGDYVTWPSFRDLFTAIYINNKKLSPVEKLYHLFQKTSGEAREINKNIPLTAEGFEIAWANLKSQYENKRILINNQLRILFNLPHCTQESASCLKKLHRDITNCISVLRLYKIDVGSWDPIFVFQCSTKLPKLTLSLWEQSVEEKTELPKWEDLCKFLTERFHTLESVSDMMGSQDFASRQKRNTNDSTRQFKVHHTTVNKQRCTLCKESHVLKSCPKFMNMSPKQRISAASRDKSCLNCLAQGHTASKCFSKGVCVNCGAKHHTLLHISKEPPQNHAGVANGSNVTQGQSKQSTEAPSTSQDVRAYHTSVSNRTMLATAWIYVMKDGLSYKVRALIDPCSDDTFISNKIQKLLNLPTKSVSAEISGLGGEYLAKCSKIAYFSIASIVKPAFSVDIDALVVQDVTGNVPTHSFGNMTPGQLPNLEYADPHFYQTGPVDLLIGGNLYPLILLEEVKLGILGSLVAQHTVFGWIVTGPTNGAKSRRLVRFSHCTRVSIDEQLTRFWEIEEVAKKTTYSVDDLACEEIYKKSTIRTANGRYRVDLPFRPENLLGSSTTTNRYVALYQFLRNERSLARKPELKSMYDEVINEYLSLGHMEKVDSPRNN